DNA sequence from the Cronobacter turicensis z3032 genome:
AACCCGACCGGTAAACCGCTGGCGATTTCGGTAGACGATCAAAAAATTACGATCCCGGCAGAGCAATCACAAAATATTAAACTGGACGCGGGCCAGCATACGCTGACGCTTGAGAATGGCGACAAAGTGAAATTCAGCGTGTTTAGCGCCTGGCCTCACACGGGCGTGAGCGGTCTTATCAACCCGACCCGCACCCGTTACATTTACGTGATACAAAAATACCTGGCGGAAGGGGTAAAACCGTCCAGTGAAAACGGCGATGTTCATACCCTGACGATTGAAGGACAGACCGTGACCGGCCCGTTTGAAGATATGGGCAGCGAGCTCTTTATGGATAATTTTGCGAAAGAGTGGAATCTGACTCCGACAGAGCCTTTCCCGGAATCGATGTCATCGACGTCTGCGGATAATTACAAAACCAAAATTTTCCGTATCGAAGACTTTAAAAATTATTACAACAATGAGTTCTCTCCCTCCGTTGAATACACGGAAAATATGCGTATCACAGAGTCGCGCTATCAGCCGCCTGCCATCACCGCGCATTTCACTTCTGCGGAACTTCAGCAGAACCTGAATGAAGCCACCAAAATTTATACCGACTTCATTCACGCCGGGTCGGCGAGTGAACAAAAAGATTTGCTGAAAGCGTTTGAAAAACAGAACAGCGAAAAATGGCGCAAGCCTGCAGCGGGCGGCGAAGAGTTGACCCGTTATTATGAGGTCATGACCAACCTGAATCACATTATGATGAGTTCCATTCTGGAGCTGAAGCAGTAACATCTGACCGCCGGGCGTCTGCGTCTCAGGATGCCCGGCCTCAGAACCGTCTGTATTTCCAAAAATTATCAGTCAGTTAACCTAAAATAATAAAGTGATTCATCAAATCCAACTGAAAGCAGGGGAGAACACCATGCGATCGAAACTACTGATAACGTCCATTTTTGCTGCCGCTACGCTGTTTACCGTGTCGGGCTGTTCATCTAACCAGGCCGTTAAGACGACCGACGGTAAAACCGTGGTCACCGACGGTAAGCCGGAAGTCGACAGCGATACCGGGCTGGTTTCTTATAAAAACGCCCAGACCGGACAGACCGAGCAGATTAACCGCGACCAGGTGAAATCCATGAGCGAACTGGATAACTAACCACCGCGTTAATTATCCTCACGCCTTAAAAGACGGATGCTGATGCATCCGTTTTTGTTTTCAGGCGCTACCAGATTTCGGGGGGATTGCGTGGCGCATTACGCTACCTGAAAGCATAAAATGTCCTCTTTATATAATGAGGATTTCATTTTGCAACGTACCGCTACGCTCCTTGCCTTGGCTCTTATGCTTTCCGGCTGTGCCGATTTCTCCGCTTCGGTCACGCATACCATCGATGCCATGGGCATGACGCCAGACTACGCGAAAGGCCTGAATGAAGATCTACATCCGCAAAACCAGAAGGTAGAAGTGCCCGCCATCTCCGTGACGGAAAACGTCCCGGAGGGCAAGCTTACCGAGCGCTACCCTGACGGCAGCGTTAAGTTTGAAACTGTCGTGAAA
Encoded proteins:
- the ygdI gene encoding Uncharacterized lipoprotein ygdI, translated to MRSKLLITSIFAAATLFTVSGCSSNQAVKTTDGKTVVTDGKPEVDSDTGLVSYKNAQTGQTEQINRDQVKSMSELDN